The segment CAGCTCTGCACAGAGTGTATCAGAGGAAAATGAAAGTTCTACACATAATGTACCAATTATACATGCGACCGCGCAGTGCAACAAACTCGAGGGAATAAGAAACTTCAATATACAGCTCTACCCATTTGTGTTTTGCAACTCGCGTCTCGTTGCCTCGCGTAATCCATCGAGCAGCAGTCACTGCATACACGATTATTATTCAATACGAGAAAAGCAGAAAGGCCTAAAATGAACGCAAGCGAAGCTGGATTTTATGACTTTTAATATCCGTTTATATTAAAGCATATCAttcaatgtttaaaataaaaaaatctttaaaattgctatatgtgataaatcagtttttaaacACGCCAGgtaatgaataaaatgtttcaaatatcTCCTGTCATACaatgttttttcttaattataaaCGTGGATAATTTTGTCAAGTCACCTAAGCATTGTATTTTCTCAACTTGCGATTCAAAGACACATATATCATTGTGATGGAGCTATAACTAAGCAAAcctcaaaaatgtttttactccTTTCGTGACGTTCCTTGTGATGGGACAAAAACTCATGACGCAACATGAGAATTCATATCGTCTCTTCTTGTTTGCCCTTTCTTTAATACACAATAAATGCTACTCGCGTGTCACTTTGACAGAAATTAACGGACATTTCGTTGAAAAGAATCAGcatctttttttaatccattGTACCTCGCGATGGTGTAGctggcaataaattttctttttattttccgaaaGTGCTAATTAGCTTCGAACCACATGGGAGGAATGGATTTTCCCAGGAGACCGTGGCCTTGGCGCTCTCGATGCAGTCGTTAATGAACGAAAAAACTGTCCAAACTTTTTTTTACCACACTCTCCTTTGCAATCCACGCTGTGCTGCTCTCAAATTGTTAGGTTAAACCGCATTTTTTCTATGCGTTCAGCAATTTGCTGTTTGCGTCATCTTTGCAACACATCCCACATTTCAGCCACAGGAGACTTTTTTGGAGCAAAGACCTAGGAAAATtctgcatattatttttatgaggaTGAAACAGACAATTCAGGACTGAAGTTTCTATCAAGTCATATTGACCATTCCtgataattaatgtaatttatacataaaaataacCAATGTGTGAGCCACAGTCTAGTAGTTGCGCAAATACTTGCTCTAAATATTAAGTCATGTGAAAATGAGAGTTCGATCTTAATTCTATATGAGAGGAGCCGCGGCGGCacacattaatttttgaatgccGATGGGGTctgttaaattcaaatatattatattcaaggttaaaaataaaaagtttgcatgAACTTTCGTTTTTGCCAAGAATAGTGGGCATCAGCAATAAATgtgtgcttaaaaatttatctctttgaaAGGGCACACGTccataaatctaaaattaaaaacttcaagCACTCAACGGgagatacaatttttatgtgtttgagAAAAGCGATTTGTTGCAGATAAAGTTAGGTTTTcccattttctatttatttaggttaaaacttttgaaatcaagtatttaaaacatatttttaaattttattttgagttagTCTCTTGCATGACCGTCactaaacaaacaaataggAAAGGGAAAGctaaattatcaatatttttatgatttatacCGATTAACTATGTGTAaccatttttcagaaaattgacttcaattttattttggatatAATATTGcatgcaaatattaatttattgtcttGAGGAGCATCTTCGAATGCGACGCCCCGTAGGTCTGTGTGTCTCCCCTTTGACAGGAGGCCGAGCCGTGGCCACAGGTGGAGGGGCCCTGGTTGCAATACCTGGCTGCGGCGTTTGTTTCCTCAAAGGCcgacagaaagagagagacgtGAGTTGCCGGCGCCTCGCTCCACATGCTCCAAGCACAGTGCCATTGGATACAATAAGTTCAGTGACGGACCTCCAGCTCGCACCCTCCGCACTCCCCACGGAAAGTTTGCCCTCTGCAAGGGTGGGGAAAGTTATTGGAACAAATCAAGGTACATTTTAGCTTtaccttaattttttgtcacttgCAATTTATTCCTGTTAAACaagaattgattaaaaaaaaaattaaaaccggtTAGCAAAACATTTTAGTGAGTGCCATGCTATAGCTGAGAGTTTAAGGGCTatgttattcatttatatGATTTCGGAGAACCAAACAGCGTGAATAAAGTCACAATAATTATcccataaaaattttgtttgattcttTCGAAAACCaattcaaaaggaaatttttatcataaaacaCTGGACTccatcattatttataaaaatttaagatagaTATCTAAAAGACAGTTAAATCAACAAAAGGTGTCCGagtcatattaaattaatttactttaaaattttaatctaaatccTGTACAAAGAATAATCAAAATGAACTAAGACTCTCtaaaaatccagttttttcaatatttcgaGAAATTACTCGACGCGGCGATGAATTTTGACACCTTATTGCGTATCTATAGACATCTCTAACAGTGTATGGCTTGCGAATAAAATTCTGCGATATCCAGTAGGACACTTAGCTCACCGCTTGAAAATCATACACAAACAAACCCTATAGTATAGACTTcatgctatttaaaattttatagtcTACAACACCCGGATAAAATAAGCTTTGACCCAAATTTTTTGCagtaatttattatgaaaaggTTTCCTCAACTGCACAGCAAAATTTACATGACTTTAAAATATCCGtggtcaaaattattcaacaaattATAACTGAATTATCAGTCAGGGGTTAATTGTCTTTTCTTGATAGTACAAGCACACAATAAAATAggaatattacaaaaaaaagatCAAGAATAGGTAACAGAACTCGTATCAAACTACAAAAACGATATTATTTTGCCGGACAGAGCCGCAAGAAATTTttgatgttaattttaattcaattttaatgttcgTGTTTTTTCCCTCTCTTGATATCATGTtcaaaatgtatattattttaaacaagcaaaaaagattgcaacattttttaatacgtggaaataatataaatgtttAACTTTCCAAAATGCGTAATgccatatatattatgtattataaaagcgcggaaatttatatttagataGGAAAGGCATTGCCATTTGTTTGGTCGTTTTCATTGAAAAGTCGATCAGCAGTGCTACGAGATTTATAATAAGGCACCTGCGCTGCTGATGCTATTGCTCAGCGtgaaaagttatttaataGAGTAGCGCGAACCGGTTATCGCGACGTCGTTTACCAACATTCCGTCAGCAAGAGTGATTACAGCCAGTAGATTGTCCAACTACCTTACGTGTAAGCTATAAAAGCAGAGAGCTAGCTAGAGCTTTAATTTTGCTGCCGACGCAACTCTTGGCGCGCTAACCTTAACACAATTCTGCCGTTTTTTCCGTCCACCTCGTTCAAAGCCATCAACCCCTTCTATTTCTCTAGCGAATGAAAAAACGAAAACACCGTGAGATGGAAAAACAAGTACGCGATGGTATGTTTTTATGGTGCATGCACACACATCAATAACAAGCGAGataataagatttaaattggaaatttaataggcaagaaattcaatttcaggaattaaatcaaatgagAAACATATCTTTCTGCTTGTATTtcatacaataaatttttgatttgaaagaaGTGTAACTAttgttgatataaaaattaaaaaatcaatattttaaaacatccaTGAATTTGTGCTTCAAAAGTACTTAAAAacagaggtctcagccgcgtaATTTTAGACGCCGGCTGGCTGGATGGACTGCAGCTGAATTGGCaggcaaaattttttaaagataattttaattgtgcttTAATGACCCCAAGGGCcaaagacaaattttattctctagcactatttctcgatttttttttgctttttgaccCACGGATGGCGCAGCTTAGCCTAAGTCACGGCGgctgacccaaaatttgccggctggcatGGCTGAGATTTCTACCAATGAatggcaaattttttttattataaaaatttaaataaaggatgtagaaaatataaatttgaatttaattagtaaTAGAAATACCGATCTGAGTTGCTATGAATCTGACTAGACGTGCgccttttataaaatttgtattttttttacgcCTTATCGTGCGAGCACTGACCTAGGCAGCAACCCGGTTTTGCTGTCAGTACAGCCGGGGGGCCGTTTTCTATACTATCACCCGTTGCGTGCGTGATAATTATGTGTGTTGCGAATATCTCACCAACCAGAATTATCTGGCGCAAAACAAAAGTAACTCGAGTGATTGGACGGCGGCCTTATTTTCTTCTGAAGCTGGAGAAATTAGCCTTGGAAGCGATCGGGTTAATTTGGCCAAACGCCTGCGACCTTGCGTCTCCCAAGCTTCTGTTCACCACGATCAAAGGCGGCCACAGGCGGCACACGTGTTTACCAACACATGCAACCGCCCCGCGCAGCCTCTAAGTGAAACTTATCATTCATATGTATAATATTAGTTAGTAAACATATATTATACATTCAATTCCTTTCCTACTCTACTGCAGCCGCCAGCAGCGCATTAAATTCCTCTCCATTAGCTCCTAGCTCAGCATCCGGATATAGATGATTGATATCCTCTGCCACAATCACTCACTTTTCCATGCTTCCAAttaccatatttttatattgtataATAGGTGCGCACACTAAATATAAACCGTTTTATAGTCCTGCCCCACCCAATGAactatattttatcaaatccTGCTCTTCCTCTCAATTTGATACTTATTTGAAGAgtaatattttgttctattttgtgtgatgaaaaaatgataaCATAGGATTTTAACTAACTGAAATtgaaccaaaatattaaataatttttcagcaaaaaatattcctatttatttgttaatgaCAGAATCAGTTTtcattatatttgaaatatttacccCAAATCATGCTTCTAAATTTCTCCATCGCACAATTATATGAAATTTGGGCCATCAAAAATTCAACCACAATGTTTAAAACCcgtctgaattttttaaaacatttggaCTGAATGAAATATTCGTTTCAGATTAACCAAGACCGTCTAGACtgacaaattttgtcaatttatttgttccaaAATATCAACTCATGAGCATGAAATCAGAGGTAGCCGCATTGTAGTGGAGGTTTAACAGCGGCTTTCATTGCTCATTACGAAAAATAATGATGGCAAAGAACTCACCCTCCTGAAAATAtgaatgattttcaaataacaatATATCTGCGGTTAGCTTTCATTGTGCTAAAATCCAactaattcttaattttaggAGCAGGTGCGTGCATTTGCGCCTTCACACATTTGATAGGAGCCGAGAATGTTGCTGTTAACGCTATCCAGCTTGCTAATAGCCCTTGGTGAGTACGCGAATTCATGCAGTGAACATAGAGAATGAAATAACAGCTCGCGGTAAAACTCCTAATATTATGTCCTGAAAGTCCTTGCTCAGTTATTGATTTACTCACGCATGGAACCGAAATTGCTCCGTCTTTGCGAAACACCTTTTTACGACATGGAAGGGCtaaagtttattttccttaGTGGCGGCCGCTGATTTCAAGGAGCCATTCAACGCGACGGCGGCCGCCAGCAGTTGCGTGCGGCCGCCCGCGGAGGCGGACGCAACTGCTCTGGCCGCTCTTTTGCGCCTTGTGCCGCCTCTACCACTTCTCGGGGGCAGCAATAACTACCAGTGCCGTCTCCACAGCCGCCTCTTTCACGAAGAGTTGAACCAGATGAAGATGTGGGCACTAAAGAGTAAGTagcgttttttatatttgagaaaaaaatgaaaatctctACGTATCTTTGGACAGaagcagtaaaataaaatacgaaaCATAATATTGCAATGGAATTGGCTGAAATAAACGAacgaaaacagaaaaaagaatttcGACCGTGACAGGACTCGAACCTGCAATCTTCGGATCCGAAGTCCGACGCCTTATCCATTAGGCCACACGGTCTACATGTCAGTTCCACATCTGGCTACGCTTATAAACGCGGTACGGAGTTGAACGAATGCGCGAGAACTTGAGTGGGGGAAGAGCGCCAACAGTTTGAAACTTTTCTCTCCTCTCTGTCATTagaagacaaaaaatgaaattcgagCGGAACCTAAGCTTTCATAGTAAAATTGggatgtttaatttaaaaataatattaaattgtttgtaaaagcTTCTGAATTgacaaattagcaaattagCAGTGCTCATGCAGCTAcccatattaaaataaaaaagtgtcaaGTTTACACTCTTTGATATCATTAAATAGAGGCCACACAgctttacaaataatttaatttgtttttcctccactttttatcaaataaaaaatcaatcattttcaattttgtccGAAAAAATTAGATAGATAATACCAACAGTGCGAGCGGTTTTTTACAACACTTTGGGGGAATGCTCCATGCATTATGTTGCAAAAGGACCAATCAGTGCACACTCCTCTATTTTTAACTCACTTGGCGCGCAGGGAAACTATAGCAGTGAACGTGAAAATTATTGAtgtaattcttaaaattgtaGGTCAAACTTTGATTACCTtttaagcataaaaaataatttttgtacattCGTCCAACCTTTATGAGTCTCTATATAGGttattaagaataaaaatcaatatctaCTAAACAATTGAGTTTAACCATTGATGGTAAACACGCGGCTAGCTAACTTCCGGAGGACTGGCTAAAATTTTGAGGCTTTAGGCAAAATGGGAAGCGGCTGCGGTTTTCTGTAGTATGCTACTCTAGAGTTTTGGAAACGGGTGCTGGTTAATCCACGGAAgccagttatattttttttaattatcaaccAAATATCAACATTTTATTGGTTCGCATTGTTGAGCGTGTGCCTTGTGTGAGAATACGAGCGATGTTTGAAGATCGAATGCGGGCTGCATTGGCCCCTACATTCTCTGGCATTGCAATTACGAGTCCATTTGGATTTAAGAGGATTTCGCAAGCTCTCCGACTAGCTAGTTTGCACCTTTCAAGTATTTTGTGGGATGAATGTCAAGGCGTTTCGATAAAAGTCCCTATAATGTGGGGGCAGTAACATGAGATAGTCTTTTTTGGTCTAgaggcttcctccaatgaggcccgtgAGCCAATAttattcgttcgcgatgttattgTGACACGGAGTTTTCACGAGTTgtttttgttgggaaataacaAAAGGGGGTAACCCATCTCAAAAGAGGTGaaccgataaaaaaaaacatttatctaAAACGGAAAAGCACcaaattactattttaaatttttgcgagagagagagagagcatctttgaatcaaaattcataaattaatatattttatgaataatttggaactataaaatatttataaatgtttttatactaaaatggtctctctctctctggcaaaatttataaaataataaaatatatactttttatttatatatcaaaatattttgctaaaaatttgcacTTATATGCAAAAAATGTGCATCAAACTTCCGTGACGTCGCACTaaggtaataaaattaacgagGTGAGAAAACCCATGAGTGTGCTGCTTTcaaaaaacgattaaaataaaCCCAAGCAGCGAACAGCTTAACTTTACTAACATACGCACAACTTGTTTCTACATAACTAAAcgagttaaaattcaatggaaaaaatttcagtgtATGATGCCTCTAGCAAAATTGGGTCAAGTCTATTGAATGGCAACCTGGTGCACCTCGGCGACTTCGAACAGTGCGTATCTGCAGTGAGGACGCCAGAACACGTGGGAGGTGGACCCCGCATCAGGGGCAAATATTGCGCCGCTTCTGTGTACCTCGAGCCGGTTGGCGCCGGTGCGAACGGCAAGTGGCGGGAGCTGCATGCCATCATCGACCTGATGAAGTCACACGATGCTATGAGCAACGAGTACCAAAACGtaaatttttcccattttcaatGACTGAattatagataaaaaattttcagaacgATCTTCACTTGCCAACATTTAGCCCCGTCCAGCTGGGCTTCTGCATTCCGGACAGCTGCGGTCACGAGGACCTGGAGGACAGTCTCAATGAGATGCTAAaaccaattaatatttcctcTGGGATAGACTTTAAAGTGCGCCTGGGCCAAAAGTCGTGCCGAAATGCGGATGAAAACCAAGTCGATCGATGGACGGTCATTACTATGTAAGTTTAACTTCTATGAGCAAAAATCTCACGCCACCTTCACCAACAaaagttattattaaatttccaaaatttgattcTTATGCTGCGTTAGTCTAATTGTTCAGATTGGGAAATTTAACAGTTTGCGGCTTGTTTGACTAGAGTcgctgaatttttgtttgaatggcGTTTTGGCATTGGGGGGATTTCAGCATTTTCGTCGCATCGCTGCTAATGTTTGCACTGGCTGGGACTCTACATGAGAAAGCGCACACAGCCGAAAACGGTGCTTTACTTCCTACGGCACATGAAGGTTTACCTTTTACTTTGAgctaataaattatgattttaactGTGACCTATTTCGAAAAGGAACTTTCAGACGTCTGCTTTTGGCGTTCTCTCTCCGGCGCAACTGGCGCTCCTTGGTGGACACAGACGTGCCGGAAGATGAGCTCAGCTGCCTGCATGGCCTGCGCTGCTTCGCCTCCCTCATGATCTACGTCATCCACAAAGTGGTTTTCATCCTCTTTCACCCTTTCTCCAACCGCACGGACGTTTCAGACGTGAGCCACCGCCGCACTAATACaagttttgtgttttgtgtttcTATAAAAGAGTGATGATTTTTAGCTCCTCGAAGGCGACTGGACGATGATCTTTAGAGCCTTCTGGAACTGGGTAGACGCCTTTGTCGTGCTGAGTGGCCTGCTCACTTCTTTCTACGCGTTTAAGAAACTGCGAACGGGCCAAAGGCTTAACATCCCAAAGATGTACTTCCAAAGATATCTCAAGTACTGAATCCAACCCCTGAAACGTCGCACCTCTGAATTGTCAAGATCATTCCAGGTTCACACCGATGGTCTTTGTGTGGAGTTTGATTCTGCAGAATCTGATGCAGCATCAGGTGTCTGGACAGAACCTCGTTAGAATCGTGGGACCTTACGTGGACAATTGCAAACGCGGTCTTTTGCCCGT is part of the Cloeon dipterum chromosome 1, ieCloDipt1.1, whole genome shotgun sequence genome and harbors:
- the LOC135936725 gene encoding O-acyltransferase like protein-like, which gives rise to MLLLTLSSLLIALVAAADFKEPFNATAAASSCVRPPAEADATALAALLRLVPPLPLLGGSNNYQCRLHSRLFHEELNQMKMWALKMYDASSKIGSSLLNGNLVHLGDFEQCVSAVRTPEHVGGGPRIRGKYCAASVYLEPVGAGANGKWRELHAIIDLMKSHDAMSNEYQNNDLHLPTFSPVQLGFCIPDSCGHEDLEDSLNEMLKPINISSGIDFKVRLGQKSCRNADENQVDRWTVITIIFVASLLMFALAGTLHEKAHTAENGALLPTAHEGTFRRLLLAFSLRRNWRSLVDTDVPEDELSCLHGLRCFASLMIYVIHKVVFILFHPFSNRTDVSDLLEGDWTMIFRAFWNWVDAFVVLSGLLTSFYAFKKLRTGQRLNIPKMYFQRYLKFTPMVFVWSLILQNLMQHQVSGQNLVRIVGPYVDNCKRGLLPVLTYTSVFNGLNKMCYPPAHQLVTDMHMYILSPFIMLGIWKYPKKAPFVFCATLAVLAAAKYSVVMQNQLGSFLFYGMSTETMVKSANIIYVNALHRLTPYLLGLGLGYVLQITDCKQVLSRVQMAAGTAIAIGCAAYSMFGVSHSSRKGYIYQVNEAAVFATFQPLMWGFALCWLVYSCATKHAPGWLLRLLTWRGFIIYSRLSYAIYLTQIYIVAVNVGNAVHSSRFGVHRIFDMNDIAMVGSASLLSTLILLLPLQDVSLLISGGYKPPNYSKYIKPSPEEHIEEKQQERAVKCQAEE